In Eucalyptus grandis isolate ANBG69807.140 chromosome 4, ASM1654582v1, whole genome shotgun sequence, the following proteins share a genomic window:
- the LOC104429144 gene encoding LOW QUALITY PROTEIN: crocetin glucosyltransferase, chloroplastic (The sequence of the model RefSeq protein was modified relative to this genomic sequence to represent the inferred CDS: deleted 3 bases in 2 codons) yields MANPNFLIVAFAGQSHINPAFQLAGRLLRTGASVTFTTTTTAHRSMSGIQASDRLTFATYSDGAEEGPKPSLKPEQHMEDSARRCSEAVRQIIEASRDKGENFTCIFYTAVASWVGEVARCYDIPSGVLWIQPATLFEIYYYYINGYGDSITNESNDPSSPTQLPGLPPLTGRDVPTFLTPGSPFRFLFTLIEKEIQSLKGDRKARLLVNTFDALESEQLNAIDELKMVAVGPLLPSLEGRGSFGASPGGDLFLGSRDYIEWLDTQPAASVVYISFGSISALSKPQKEEMARGLLSTGRPFLWVIKKALIMDGGDGDGKQEESEDQLSCMEELQKQGMIVPWCSQVEVLSHPSVGCFVTHCGWNSTLESVVCGVPMVAFPLWADQLTNAMLIQDVWKVGVRVSGNERGVVEGEELTRCLEMVLGGGERSEGMRGNAKRLKEAAREAGKEGGCADKNLKALLEELVSG; encoded by the exons ATGGCCAACCCCAACTTCCTCATAGTGGCTTTTGCTGGCCAAAGCCACATAAATCCCGCCTTCCAGCTCGCAGGCCGCCTCCTCCGGACTGGCGCTTCCGTCACGTTCACCACCACGACAACCGCTCACCGTAGCATGAGCGGGATCCAAGCCTCCGACCGCCTGACATTTGCCACCTACTCCGATGGCGCCGAAGAGGGTCCTAAACCAAGT CTTAAGCCTGAGCAGCATATGGAGGACTCCGCCCGGCGGTGCTCGGAAGCCGTGAGACAGATCATCGAGGCGAGCCGTGATAAGGGAGAGAACTTCACGTGCATATTTTATACGGCGGTTGCATCTTGGGTGGGCGAAGTCGCGCGTTGTTATGACATCCCGTCTGGTGTGCTTTGGATTCAACCAGCAACGTTGTTCGAGATATATTACTATTACATCAATGGCTACGGTGACAGTATCACAAATGAGAGCAATGATCCTTCATCGCCGACTCAATTACCAGGACTGCCGCCGCTCACGGGCCGCGACGTCCCTACTTTCTTGACCCCCGGGAGCCCATTTcgttttcttttcactttgattGAAAAGGAAATCCAATCGCTCAAGGGGGATAGGAAAGCAAGATTGCTTGTGAATACTTTCGATGCACTAGAATCGGAGCAATTGAACGCTATTGATGAACTCAAAATGGTGGCCGTCGGGCCGCTACTGCCTTCCTTGGAGGGACGAGGCTCTTTC GGCGCATCGCCAGGAGGCGACCTCTTCCTAGGTTCGAGGGATTACATTGAGTGGTTAGACACACAGCCTGCGGCCTCGGTGGTTTACATATCATTCGGAAGTATCTCCGCCCTTTCGAAGccacaaaaggaagaaatggcACGCGGGCTGTTAAGCACCGGCCGGCCGTTCTTGTGGGTGATCAAGAAAGCATTGATCATGGATGGCGGGGATGGGGACGGGAAGCAAGAGGAGTCAGAGGATCAATTGAGCTGTATGGAAGAGTTACAGAAACAAGGGATGATCGTGCCATGGTGCTCTCAAGTCGAGGTCCTGTCGCACCCGTCGGTAGGGTGCTTCGTCACGCACTGTGGCTGGAACTCGACACTTGAGAGTGTGGTCTGCGGGGTGCCGATGGTGGCCTTCCCGCTGTGGGCCGACCAGCTGACCAACGCCATGCTCATCCAAGATGTTTGGAAGGTTGGGGTGAGGGTCAGCGGGAATGAACGGGGCGTCGTGGAGGGAGAGGAACTCACAAGGTGCTTGGAGATGGTGCTGGGAGGCGGCGAGAGGAGCGAGGGAATGAGGGGGAACGCCAAGAGGCTGAAGGAGGCGGCACGAGAGGCTGGCAAAGAAGGTGGGTGTGCGGACAAGAATCTCAAGGCCTTACTGGAAGAGCTTGTTTCTGGCTGA
- the LOC104455994 gene encoding phloretin 4'-O-glucosyltransferase: MAPPHFLLIAFPSRGAINPALQLAERLTHAGSRVTFFTTVSAHRRMIEPVCLDGVTFATFSDGYDNGYELGDDVDHFMAELKRRGSEALRGLIEYSSGRGLRFTCALHTMIRWADEVARSFQIQSVLVWIQPATVFGIYYHYFNGYEDVIKSVTSQSCDTTSLIRLPGLPPLTDRDLPSFFNPDNKYAFGLPHMQSQFKQLKEGGNPNMVLLNTFDMLELEVLRAIGTLNLVGIGPLVPFRFLDAQDRNSSDESSRGDHFQGSKEYVQWLNTKKEASVIYVAFGSIAKFSKAQKLEIAHGLLETGRPFLWVVRKTVGDDDELIYKEELDKRGMIIPWCSQMEVLSHRSIGCFFTHCGWNSTLESLACGVPMVAFPQFTDQMTNSKLVEDVWKVGVRVSEINEDGIIVKGGEIKKCLELVMGSGERGNGIRRNARKWKNLAMEASKEGGSSDKNLRAFVEEFSKVD, from the coding sequence ATGGCTCCACCCCACTTTCTCCTCATAGCGTTCCCGAGCCGCGGCGCTATAAACCCGGCCCTCCAGCTAGCCGAGCGCCTCACTCATGCTGGCAGCCGTGTTACTTTCTTCACCACGGTGTCCGCCCACCGCCGCATGATCGAACCAGTTTGCCTTGATGGTGTAACCTTCGCCACGTTCTCCGATGGCTACGACAATGGGTACGAACTAGGGGATGATGTCGATCACTTCATGGCCGAGCTGAAGCGGCGGGGGTCGGAAGCTCTTAGAGGCCTCATCGAGTATAGTTCTGGACGAGGCCTCAGGTTCACGTGCGCACTCCACACGATGATCCGCTGGGCCGACGAGGTTGCTCGTTCCTTTCAGATCCAGTCTGTTCTCGTTTGGATTCAACCGGCGACCGTGTTTGGCATATACTACCATTACTTCAATGGCTATGAGGACGTGATTAAGAGCGTTACAAGCCAAAGCTGTGATACGACATCGCTAATCCGATTGCCCGGCCTACCACCACTAACCGACCGCGATCTCCCCTCCTTTTTCAACCCCGACAACAAGTATGCTTTTGGTCTCCCGCATATGCAAAGCCAATTCAAGCAGCTAAAAGAAGGGGGAAATCCAAACATGGTACTTTTGAACACCTTTGATATGCTCGAACTCGAGGTATTAAGGGCAATTGGTACACTGAATTTGGTTGGAATTGGGCCCCTTGTCCCGTTTCGTTTCCTAGATGCGCAGGATCGTAATTCTTCCGATGAATCTTCCAGAGGCGACCACTTTCAGGGCTCCAAGGAGTATGTTCAATGGTTGAATACAAAGAAGGAAGCGTCGGTAATTTATGTAGCCTTTGGAAGCATAGCGAAGTTCTCGAAGGCGCAAAAGCTAGAAATAGCGCACGGATTGCTAGAGACCGGCCGGCCATTCTTGTGGGTGGTGAGAAAGACTGttggagatgatgatgaactcatTTACAAAGAGGAATTAGACAAGAGAGGAATGATAATCCCATGGTGCTCTCAAATGGAGGTCTTGTCGCATCGTTCAATAGGGTGTTTCTTCACTCATTGCGGGTGGAACTCGACGCTCGAGAGCTTGGCATGTGGTGTCCCGATGGTGGCATTCCCTCAATTTACTGACCAGATGACGAACTCAAAGCTTGTCGAGGATGTGTGGAAGGTTGGGGTTCGAGTGTCCGAGATCAACGAAGATGGCATCATCGTCAAGGGAGGTGAAATCAAGAAGTGCTTGGAATTGGTCATGGGAAGTGGAGAGAGAGGTAATGGAATAAGAAGGAATGCAAGGAAGTGGAAGAATTTAGCCATGGAGGCTTCCAAGGAAGGTGGATCTTCGGACAAAAATCTAAGGGCCTTTGTTGAAGAATTCTCTAAAGTAGATTAG